Genomic window (Rhododendron vialii isolate Sample 1 chromosome 4a, ASM3025357v1):
TGGGCCCTTTTAGTTGGCCCAACTGCACCTCTACAAAAGGGCGTTCATCTATAACCACTTCTTAAACCCTACAGAAGCCAAAACCCCAATTGAGGCTGCTCTGAGTACACGAAGGTCTCAAGTTCTTTTCCTCAGCTTTCTTCCTCAGTCAAATGGCAAAGCGTTTGATCCCTTGTCTGAACCGCGTTCTGGTGGAGAAAATCATTCCTCCATCAAAGACCAATGCTGGAATCTTGCTCCCGGAGAAGACCGCTAAGGTGATGCACTCCCAAGTTCCTTCGTTTTCTTGTCGCTGTTGAATCTTAacgatgtttttttttgtttgaaacattTGTTTCCTGTTTCTGGGTATCGCCTAAATTTGTATAATTTGAAAGCTTATTTCACATGGGTTCGGCGAAATGACCTATTATTAGATGTTTTGATTGTTCGTTACTTGATAGGGTTGATTGGGTTCTATGTGAGTTCACGGTTTGGGTAGGGTTTAAGTTACTTGAACTTCTTCTGCGCGTCCGGTTCAAGTTTTATTGAGATAAAATACGTTCTTCTTTCTCATTCTTGGTGATCGTGACTCACGGATTTTTACACTATCATCACGTCTATAAGTCGACGAACTAATAAGCCACACGTTAAGGTGGGAAAATGGCTCAAGAGAAAGATGAGATCATGATTTGTCATAAGTGAAGAAAACAAATGAATGTGATCTCTCACGGCTTTGGTTCAGTAAGTAAGAAAGATGAGAGCATGATTGTTTAGTGCATCCTATTGTTCAGTAACTTCGGTTAGACTATTGTAggtaatagaaaagaaaagacttatTAAGCCTTCGTTAACAAATTAACCTTTCAGTTGTATTACATGCGGTAATGCTTACTTATATTTTGACCTAAGTATTCATAAAATTTacgttttggatttttttcacGTAAATTGTCTCTAGGAGCTCTTACAAATTATATATCTACTGAAAGGATATTGACCTACCCTTGTCCTTAAGGATAACAGAAAGGCGGTTGAAAtatgtttgtactttgtacaaTGTAACATTTAAGAGTGAGGCCATCAATACCTTACTTCTACACTAGCAAGCGTGCCTTAGCACACACATCTAATATACTAACGGCATTTTCCCTAGCTAGTTGGATTCATTGCTCAACTCTCATCTCCCAATGTAAACCTCTAACTTCACCACTGTAGCTGATGCGCCATTTTTGTCGTgtttcttaaataaataaattttttgagcCTGAAAACTTCTCCGATTGATGGGCATACCTATTACCTACTCTATCTGAGTTGCCCGGACATAGTTTAAACTTTAAACCCCTTTCCAAACGGTATTTCGAAGTTCTAACCATAAATTATGCATACTGAGTACgctcttttcctttttgagtGGGTTTACTTGCACCACTCAACTCTACCAAATTTTACGTCAGTGGTTTCTCTCATATTATGTTATTACCAGAATGAGTTTTTTGTTTCTGGAAACCAgaggaaatggaaaaaagagagagaaagggaagaagaagaaagttttttgttttttgtggttCTTCAGATAACAAGATTATCATCTGAATCTAGCTAAGCCCTTAGTTAACTTGTTAGGGTCGGATGGATGGACTATTGTTTGGGTTCTAATAAGAAAAGCTTCTAGGTgttaaatgtcaaaaaaattctccaagTCTCATATGAGCTGCCAAATTGAGTGCAAGCATTATTTCCCTCCTTATAGTTTCTCTGTTGTAATTATTAAACACGAATTTGCTTTGAAACTTTAGAATGTGTTCACATTTCTTTTGGGGTTCTTGGACTGGACTCAGAATTATTTAGCGAATTTTGCTTTTCAGTTGAACTCGGGGAAAGTCGTTGCTGTGGGTCCTGGCATTCATGATAGGGATGGAAAGCTGATTCCTGCTGGTGTGAAGGAAGGAGATACAGTCCTCTTGCCCGAATATGGTGGTTCTGAAGTAAAGCTTGGTGATAAAGAGTAAgtttcagtttggtttttttgggCTATGTTGCCTttagtttcaactttcaaagcTCCCTCTCGATAGAGAATATTGGAAGTTCTAGGACTAATCTAATTCACTGCCAAAGGAGTTCTGCTGTTGACTCTTTGATATCTTCTTTCCCCATTCATAAGCATCAGATTGGACTATATATCCACGCTATTAGGTGTTTGGTTAAAATATTTATGAGCCCGATTAAACATTCCACAGATGTATAATCCATCAAAGTGTGGGATATACCATACGAAGGGGATGTTGTATACGTAATTTGATCACTATAATCCGGTGGAATTATATTCACTATTCTATTAGTCCCCTATCAAACAAACAGACCCTAAGATTATAAGAACAGGAAGCCATTCGCGCAAAGTCATAAGCTTTGAAATAGGCTGAATGCTTCGTCTTTTGTTCTTCTATTAGAACTCCAGGAACTTTATCCGAAACCCTAGAACACTATATCTTCTTTTACCCACTTTTACTTAGACGTTATCTGACTATAGTTCCCCCTTAGGACCTTTTATTGATATCTCCAATATTGATGGTGTTCATTACGAGATGTCCTAAACTATTGGTACCTGTACAGCCTCTAGCTATCTGATGTGTTAAGTTCATCGCGTTATGGATTGTTCAATAAGGCTAAAATGCATTGGATTACTCAATAAAAGTGCAACATGACTGGAATTTGTTTGTTGTGAATAATGTGCATCTCTTATAGGAAGGCATATGCTGCCAACTCCAATTCTTGATTAGATGGTTTCAGCAATCAGCAAGTTGTTTAGTGAAATTTCAAATACAATcccaaattaaaatatttatgaaCTCTGCAGGAGTCTGGGAATACAAGGTTACAATGCGTTAAGGCACTCCTCTCGTACTTGTTTTTTGGGAACTTTTTCCCCTCTTGGTCCAGAGTTTGAGTCAGGACAATCTCGTTTCTTAAATGGTCTGTGGCTAATATCCTTAGTTGCCATGGCTAGTTTTCTTTGTTTCCCTACTTCCTAGCAGTGAAAAATGATATTCCTAGACAATTAGGTACCATGCAAATATGATGTAGGACAGATTTAGAACCCTTAGCGCATCGCTGTCGTGGTGGTTTTGGGGAAATAAGAATATTGCTTGAATAAAGTGCGCAAAGTAGAAGAAATGAGAGAATAGAAgaagtcgagagagagagagagagagagagagagagagagagagagagagagagagagagagagagatgtgctTCACCCTCGCAAGGGCTAGGCAGTTTCTGCAAGGAAGGACCGCAACCCAAACCCCAATTACAAGGGCCTTAACCTTGTAAactcaattcattaatcaactctattccaaatgaaagattacatcTCAATTTATAATCCATGGGAAAGACTCTTCGAATTCCTAGAACTCTAAAT
Coding sequences:
- the LOC131322220 gene encoding 10 kDa chaperonin, mitochondrial-like — encoded protein: MAKRLIPCLNRVLVEKIIPPSKTNAGILLPEKTAKLNSGKVVAVGPGIHDRDGKLIPAGVKEGDTVLLPEYGGSEVKLGDKEFHLYRDEDILGTLHD